Proteins encoded within one genomic window of Fragaria vesca subsp. vesca linkage group LG1, FraVesHawaii_1.0, whole genome shotgun sequence:
- the LOC101291379 gene encoding uncharacterized protein LOC101291379 has protein sequence MVDDILLQIGLVLLVVVVFLFIHNVPKRVLANLRLRLQSKSGIQSKRHFVLGAQLLAQARSATQSTSSSSSAASLSKQALEHADKAIALDPKDAAAHILKALALDAQGFKTSALDAIEVALSPLCRKSLADDERGDALCKRAEIKMSMNRPARVDSVIEDLTLAVKLSPENVKAFCTLGECYEEKKMTEEAKKAYEEALKIQPRLAVAKEALDRLGSS, from the coding sequence ATGGTAGACGACATTCTCCTCCAAATCGGACTAGTCCTCCTCGTCGTCGTCGTCTTCCTCTTCATCCACAACGTCCCCAAGCGAGTCCTCGCCAACCTCCGCCTCCGTCTCCAAAGCAAATCCGGCATCCAATCCAAGCGCCACTTCGTCCTCGGCGCCCAGCTCCTCGCCCAAGCCAGATCCGCCACCCAATCCACCTCCTCCTCCTCCTCCGCCGCCTCTCTCTCCAAACAGGCCCTCGAACACGCCGACAAGGCCATCGCTCTCGATCCCAAAGACGCCGCCGCGCACATCCTCAAAGCCCTAGCTCTCGACGCCCAAGGATTCAAGACCTCCGCGCTCGACGCCATCGAAGTCGCGCTCTCCCCGCTCTGCCGGAAGAGCCTTGCCGACGACGAGCGCGGCGACGCGCTTTGTAAGCGGGCGGAGATTAAGATGTCGATGAACCGGCCGGCGAGGGTTGACTCGGTCATCGAGGATTTGACTCTGGCGGTGAAGCTGAGCCCGGAGAATGTTAAGGCGTTTTGCACGCTGGGAGAGTGTTATGAGGAGAAGAAGATGACGGAGGAGGCTAAGAAGGCTTATGAGGAGGCCTTGAAGATTCAGCCGCGGCTCGCCGTCGCGAAGGAGGCGCTGGACCGCCTTGGTTCGTCGTAG